The sequence CGTTCCAGTCACCCACGATCATGGCCCGCTGGGTGGGCAGGTTGGCGTCCATGTAGCTCTTGAGCCAGCCGGCCGCCGCCATCCGCCGCTGGTACTCCTCCGTGCCCGCGAGCGCCTTCAGGTGCACGACGATGGCGGTGAGGTCCACGCTGGAGGAGCCCCGGGTGACGCGCAGGTCCACCCGCAGCGGCGGCCGCCCGGCGAAGTCGAAGTCCTGCGCCCCCAGGATGACCTCCGCCTTCAGCACCTTCACCACGCCCGACTTGAAGAGCACGCCGAGCTTCTGCTCGCTGGGGGTGTAGTAGCCCGTGCCCGAGGACACGCGCACGCTGTCGTCCGAGAGGAAGCCGTCGTACCCGGGCAGCCGCGCCTTCAATTCGTTGAACTGCGGCGTGCTGACGATTTCGCCCAGGCCCCAGAAGTCCACGCCCGCGTCCGCCAGCACCGCCTGGGCATTGGAGAGCTGCAGCGGGTCATCCGAGGGTCCGTAGGTGGTGTCGCCGAACCACTCGATGTTCCAGTTGCCCACCGACAGCGGGAAGGAGTTGGGCGGAGGGCCCGCGTCGGGCTGCTCTCCCGGGCCCACCACCTCCAGCCCGCGCCACGCCTCGGACGTGGCTCCGCTGGCGTCCTGCACGCGCAGGGTGAAGTTGAACAGGCCGCGCCCCTGCGGCACGCCGCTGAGGATGCCCTCCGTGCTGAGCGACAGGCCCGACGGCAGCTGTCCATTCGCCACGGACCAGCGCAGCGGCGGCCGGCCTCCGGAGCAGGCAAAGACATACGAGTAGTTGGTGCCCACGACGGCGCCCGGCGCGGCCTCGGTTCCCAGCACGGGCGCGGGCCACACCTTCATCGTCCAGGTGTGGGTGTCATCGCTGCCCACCGCGTCCCGGACGCTCACGGTGAGGTTGAACTCGCCGGACTCGGTGCCCGGGCCCGTCAGCTTCGCGTCGGCGCTGTTGAAGGTGAAGCCCGGCGGCGGCTGGCCCACCAGCGAGTACGTCAGCGGCGCGGCACCCCCGGTGGCCGAGAGCTGCGTCTCATAGGCAACGCCCACCGTGGTGGGCGTCAGCTCGATGGTGGGAAGCCGGGGACCGTCCGTCGGGTCTCCGCGACCTTCGGGACAGGCACAAAGCAGGGCGAGGACGGCGACCGTCCCGACCAATCGGGCAGACAACATGTCAGCGGGCTCCGGCGTGGGCTTCGGTGGGGTGGCCCGAAGCGCCCACCACTCTAGCGCTACCCCGCGCCGGCTTGCACGAGGCGCGTGAGACATGTCTCGCTTTGTCTGATGGCTGGGGCAATCAGCGCTGCCGTCGTGCGTGACTCCAAACAGGCCCGGGAAGGTTTTGCGCCCCAAACGAGCGCACGGTGCCATGATTCGTGGATGGGGGGCCCCGCTGCCCCACGGAGGACACAGCAATGGCCGAGAAGTGGGACAAGCAGCTGATGGACTTCCTCAAGCGCACCGGTGACGAGCTCAAGCGCACCACCGACGACCTGCGCGGCGAGGCCGAGCGCCTCCTCAAGGAGGTGAAGGACCCGCAGAACCAGGCCAAGGTGAAGGAGGGCCTGGAGCAGCTGCGCACCTGGGCCGCCACCACCAGCAAGGTGGCGACGGAGAAGATTGAAACCGCCGTGCGCCAGGTCGAGGGCGCCGTCGAGCGCGCCTTCAAGCCCGAGGAGTCCGGCCAGAAGACCGAGGCCCCGAAGGCCAGCGCGCCCTCCAGCGCCGCTCCCGCCGAGGCTCCCAAGGCCGAAGCCCGCGCGTCCGCGTCCAAGAAGGCGGGCCCCAAGTCCATCGGCCGGAAGAAGGCGGCCGCCAAGGGCTCCGCCTCCCGCCCTGCAGCCAAGAAGGGCGCCGCGGCTTCCAAGAAGACGATTGGGCGTGCAAAGAAGCCCACCGCGGGAACGTGAAGTTCCGCTGCGCGTGAAGCCAGCCCGCTCGTACCCCAGGTTGGGTTCTTCCAGTTGTTACCCTGAGTTGGAACGGCCCCGGGGTGCATGACATAGTGCGCGCCGTGGCCGGCTCGAACGAGAAGGGCAGCATCCAGGCGGACATCGGGCAGGACGTCATCGACGCGGCGGTCCGCAGCGTCGAGCGTCAGATGGACGAGGACGACGAGGTGACCGTCATCGAGGTGGAGGCCCGCGGGGCTTCCGCCGACGAGGAGGTCGCCGGCGACGCCCCGCCGCCCGAGGAGAGCGCGAGCACCCCCGCCGCCGAGGCGACGCCCGAAGAGGTGGCGGCGCTGCGCCAGGAGGTGGAGTCCCTCAAGGCCCAGCTCGAGTTCAGCCAGGCCAAGGCCCGCGAGACGCTGGAGCGCCTGCGCGAGACGCACGAGCGCACCAAGGACGCGCAGGAGCGCACCATCCGTGCCGCCGCGGACCTGGAGAACTACCGCAAGCGCGCGCAGAAGGAGAAGGAGGAGGTCCAGCGCTTCGGCTCGGAGAAGCTGCTCAAGGACCTGCTCCCCGTCCTGGACAACCTGGATCGCGCGCTCGACGCCGCGGCCAAGTCTCCGGACATCGACAGCTTCCAGAAGGGCGTGGCCATGACGCGCAAGTCCTTCGAGGACGCGCTCGCCCGCCACGGGGTGAAGGCCTTCAGCGCGAAGGGCCAGCCGTTCGACCCGCGCATGCATGAGGCGATTCAGCAGGTGGAGACGGCGGACGTGCCCGCCGGCCACGTGGCCTACGAGGTCGTCCGCGGCTTCTACCTGAACGAGCGCCTGGTGCGTCCGGCCATGGTCGTCGTCGCGCGCGCGCCCGCCGAGGCCCCCGCGCCTGCCGCCAATGAGTCCGCGGAGGCCGCGCCGGCCGCCGCGTCCGCAGCCGAGGGGACCACTTCTGTTCCCCCGCAGACCCAAGATTCTTCCGGGGGGAGCCAGTAAACCGTCATGGGCAAGGTGATTGGAATCGACCTTGGGACGACCAACTCGTGCGTCTCCGTCATGGAGGGCGGCGAGCCGGTGGTCATCCCCAACAGTGAAGGCAGCCGCACCACGCCGTCCATGGTGGGCTTCACCGACTCCGGTGAGCGCCTCGTGGGCCAGATTGCCAAGCGGCAGGCCATCACCAACCCGGAGAACACCGTCTTCGCGGTGAAGCGGCTCATCGGTCGCAAGTTCGACTCGCCCGAGGCGAAGAAGGCCATCGGCGTGAGCTCGTTCCGCGTGGCGCCCAGCCCCAACGGCGACGCGTGGGTGGAGATTCGCGGCAAGGGCTACAGCCCGCCGGAAATCTCCGCCATCGTGCTGATGAAGATGAAGCAGACGGCGGAGGACTACCTCGGCGAGCCCGTCACCGAGGCGGTCATCACCGTTCCGGCCTACTTCAACGACAGCCAGCGCCAGGCCACCAAGGACGCGGGCCGCATCGCCGGCCTCAACGTGCTGCGCATCATCAACGAGCCCACGGCCGCGGCCCTCGCGTACGGCCTGGACAAGGTGAAGGACGGCGGCACCGAGCGCATCGCCGTCTACGACCTCGGCGGCGGCACGTTCGATATCTCCATCCTGGAGCTCAACGCCGGCGTCTTCGAGGTGAAGAGCACCAACGGCGACACGTTCCTCGGCGGTGAGGACTTCGACCAGCGGCTCATCGACTACCTCGCCAAGCGCTTCGCCGAGCAGAACAACGGCCTGGACCTGCGCAAGGACCGCATGGCCCTCCAGCGCCTCAAGGAGGCCGCCGAGCGCGCCAAGCACGAGCTGTCCAGCGCGCCGGAGACGGAGGTCAACCTCCCCTTCATCACCGCCGACGCCAGCGGCCCCAAGCACCTCACCGAGACGGTGGACCGCGCCACCTTCGAGGCGCTGGTGGCGGACCTGGTGGACCGCACGATTGAGCCCTGCCGGATTGCGCTCAAGGACGCGGGCGTGACGGCGCAGCACATCAACCAGGTGCTGCTGGTGGGCGGCATGACGCGCATGCCGCGCGTGCAGCAGAAGGTGAAGGAGTTCTTCGGCAAGGAGCCGCACAAGGGCATCAACCCGGATGAAGTCGTCGCCGTGGGCGCGGCCATCCAGGGCGGCGTGCTCAAGGGCGAGGTGAAGGACGTCCTCCTGCTGGACGTGACGCCCCTGTCGCTGGGCGTGGAGACGGCGGGCGGCGTCTTCACCAAAATCATCGACAAGAACACCACCATCCCCTGCAAGAAGAGCCAGGTGTTCTCCACGGCGGTGGACAACCAGCCGCTGGTGAGCGTGCACGTGCTCCAGGGCGAGCGCGAGATGGCGGCGGACAACAAGACGCTGGCCCGCTTCGAGCTCGTCGGCATTCCTCCCGCGCCGCGCGGCGTGCCGCAGATTGAGGTGTCCTTCGACATCGACGCCAACGGCATCGTCCACGTCAGCGCCAAGGACCTCGGCACCGGCAAGGTCCAGCAGGTGCGCGTGGTGAGCAACTCCGGGCTGTCCGAGGCGGAAATCCAGGGGATGATTGCCGACGCCCAGTCGCACGCGGCGGACGACAAGAAGAAGAAGGAACTGGCGGAGCTGCGCAACAACGCGGACGGGCTCATCTACACGACGGAGAAGAGCCTGGAGGAGTACGCCAACCTCCTGTCGGAGAAGGACCGCGAGGAAATCAAGTCGGACCTGGAGCGGCTCAAGGGCCTGCTCAACACCACCGACGCCACGGCCCTGAAGGACGCCTTCCAGCGCCTGGAGGGCAGCGCCTACCGCATCGCCGACGCCATCTACACGGGTCAGGCGAGCTGAGTCGTCCGGGGTCTCCACCGGGCGCGTGCAATCGTTCACGCGCCCGGGCGTAGACTGTGGCAACCCCGCGGTCCGCCCGAGGCACCCCCCCATGGATCATCTCGCAGAGTCCATCACCACCATCCTCGTCGTTGGCATGGTGGTGGGCATCCCCATGCTGGGGCTCACGGTGCGCTTCTCCCTCAAGCCGCTGGTGGATGCCTTCATCCGCCTGCGCGAGGCGCAGCTCGGCTCCACGGACACGGTGCTGCTGCGCGAGCGAGTCGCCTACCTGGAGCGCGTGCTGGAGGCGCACGGCCTCCTGGACGAGCGTCAGATTCTGCCGTCCCGCCAGGGCACGCCCGAGCGTCTTCCCTCCAACGTCCCGCTGAAGGACCGCGAGCGCGTCTAGCGTTGGCTTCGGGCGTCCCGCGAGCGCGTGGAGCCCTCCGCGCTTTGGCCCGTCCCGTCCCCTCAGTCAGTGCCCGGGTGGGACTGCCGGTGCGGCACTCGCGCGCGTGTGTCCGCCTCTCACGGCCCTGCGGGGTGTACGGGGATACCCCGTCTTCCAGGCATGTCACCCACGGGTGTTGAATGGGGCCCGTGGAATTTCCCTCACTGCAGACGGAAGTGGCCTTCCTGCGTGGCCTGGTGGCCGTCCACCGGATGGCGGACGACATCCTGGAGGACTGCCTGGAGCGCGGCCTGGACTTGGACTCCGGGCTGGACGTGTTCCTCACGCAGTGCGCGCGGATGGTGCATGCGCCCGCGGGCTTCGTGTCGCTGCGTGGGACGCAGGGCCCGGTGCTGACGCGCGTGCTGGGTGATTTGGGCGTGGACGTCTTCGAGGCGGCGCGCTGGATGGGGCCCCACCGGTTGGATGACGGGCGGATGCTCTTCTGCACCCGGCTTACGCTGGGGAAGCTGGACCTGGGCGGCCTGGGGCTGGTGGTGGAGGGCGGCTTCGAGGACGGCGGTGGGCTGGTGATGAAGCTGGTGGAGGCCATCGGCGAGCAGCTCGACTCGGCGGTGCTGGGCTTCCTCGCGCTCACCGACGGGCGCAGCGCGCTGGAGCGGCTGGACGAGCTGGCCCTGGACGAGACGCCCGTGCCGCGCGGCCGCATCGGCCGGTACGAGGTGGTGACGCCGCTGGGCACCGGTGGCATGGCGCAGGTGCTGGTGGCGCGGGCGCGCGGGCCGGAGGGGCTGGGCCGGCTGGTGGCGCTCAAGCGCATCCTCCCGCACCTCACCGCGGACCCGTCCATCATCCAGCAGTTCCTGGACGAGGCGCGCATCGGCCTGCGGCTGTCGCACCCCAACCTCGTCCACGTCTACGACTTCGGCGAGGCGCAGGGCGCCTACTACATCGCCATGGAGCTGGTGCGGGGCGTGGACCTGGACCGGCTCATCCGCGCGCTCAAGGGCCCGCTGGAGCCGGCGCACGCGGTGGCGGTGGTGGTGCAGGCGCTGCAGGGGCTCCAGGCCGCGCACGGCCTGCGGGGCGAGGACGGCGCGCCGCTGCACCTCGTGCACCGGGACTTGTCTCCTCACAACCTCATGGTGGGGTTCGACGGGCGGGTGAAGGTGCTGGACTTCGGCGTGGCGAAGGCGCGCGCGCAGCGCACGGTGACGCTGCCGGGCATCGTGAAGGGCAAGCCGCTCTACATGTCGCCGGAGCAGGCGCGGGGCCAGCGGCTGGACGCGCGCAGCGACTTGTTCGCCATGGGGCTCATCCTCTACGAGGCGCTCACCGGGCAGCGCGCGTTCGACCGGGGGGACGAGCTGGCCTCCATGCAGGCCATCTGCGACGAGCGGCTGACGCGGCCGGACTCGCTGCCCCGGCCGCTGTGGGACGTGCTGGAGGTGGCGCTGGCCAAGCGGCCGGAGGCGCGCTTCGGCAACGCGCAGGAGATGGCGGACCGGCTGTCGGACGTGTGCCGCCCGGCGAAGGACGTGGAGCTGTCACGGCTCACGTCGAGGTACTTCCCGGACCGGCTGCGCGAGTTCAACCGCATGGACCGCACGGAGGCCGCCGGAAGGCCCGGCGTCCCGTCCGTGGAGAACGAGGAGACGCAGGTGCGCCCCGCGCCCCGGAAGTCCGCGCGCTGAGTCGCGGACTGCCGGCCGTGGCGGCTCAGTAGCCGCGCTTCGACGGGTCGTCGGGAGGCGACTCGAGCGAGCGCGCGCCCTCCACGTCGCCTTCGGTGCGGATGCTCACGTCCTCGCGGCGGAGGTTCTCCGCGACGCGGCGCTCCTCCTCGATGGCGTCCTTGTGGATGACGACCTCCTCGTCCACCACGGCGCGCTTCTGGACGTCCACCTCCTCGGCGCGCAGCGGGACGACCACCGTCTCCTCCTGGAAGGTGGCCCCCATGGCCGGGCGCTCCGGCGTCACGTCGCGGCGCTCCACGCGCACGCGCTCGCGACGCACCGGCACGTCCACCACCTTCTCCTCCTCCACCACGTCCTTCTTCACGCGTACCTCGCCGGCCTGCTTCTCGCGCTTGGTGACGTCCAGCTCCTCCTTCCGCACGGGGATGGAGACGTCCTCCGAGCGGCCCGTCATGGTGCGCTCGCTGCCCACGCGCGTGTCGCCGCCCAGGCCGCTGCCCGACAGCGTCGTGTCCGGCATGGCACCCAGGCCCCGGGTGTCCGCGCCCATGCCCAGGCCCGTCGTGGTGGTGGGCGTGCCATAGCCTGTCGCGGCGCCCTCGGCGGGGACTCCCACCGCGCCGGGGCCTACGCCCGCCCCGCCGCCCAGGCCTGCTGTCGCGCCGGTGTCCGTGGCGTAGCGGCCCGCCTCACGCGACAGGCTTTGCAGCGCCTCCTTGCCGTGGTTGAGGATGATTTCGTCCGAGCGGATGTCACTGACCTCGGAGTACCGGACGAGATAGTCCTTCGGGAAGAAGAGGCCCTTCTCGATGTGGAACTCGGTGTCGCCCACGGCGAAGACCTTGCCGAGCTTCTCGCCGTCGATGCTGCGGACGACCATTCCCTCTCTCACGTCGCTGCGCTGGTACATGGCTGGCTCCTGATGACCCGGGTGGGGTGGGGGCCGGAGCGCGTGGGCCCCCATGGCCCTGGTGATGGCCCGCTCCGTGCGCCTGCTTGCGGCCACGACGGGCCCGCGTCCCGGTCTTCAATCCGGAAGGTGGGAGCGGGTGGGCCAAACGACAGTGGACGGGCGGTGGCGCCAGGGGGCTCGCTCATGTGGCTGCCCGCCCGAACGCAGGCCCGCCTCCCTGCTCGCCCTCGGGGCGGGGAGCGAGCGCGGCGGGTGGGCGTCCCCGTGCGAGGGGTTTCCCCGGCGCACGGGCCCACCCCACCTTCGTACGCGCACGGCACCGGGCGTACCTACGCACGAGACGGAGACCTCGATGGGCACCGAGCAGGAGAGCACGCTACACGGACGTTGGAGCGGGTTGCTGCTGAGCGGCGCGGCGGCGGGCCTGGGAGCGCCCCTCATGCTGAGCGGCCTGCGCCGTCTTCTTCAGGTGAAGCCGGAGCGCTCTCGAGCCCGCGTGGGCTTGAGGGTGGGCGCGCTGGCCGCGCTGGTGGCAGGAGGGCTCGCGCGCCGCTGGCGCCACGCCCATGCCGCGCACGGGACACACCCGGCGGACGGCGGCCCGCTCGGGCTGGAGCAGGATGGCGGCGCCGCGCACTGGACGGAGCACGCGGCGGACGGCACCCCGCTCGGGATGAAACCTGGAGTGGATGGAGGCGCCACGCGCTGCTTGGAGCACGCGAGGGATGGCACCGCGCTCTGGAGGAGGCACGTGGCGCACGGCACCGCGAGCACTCCGGAGCCGGACCTGTCCCAGGAGGCGTTGGAGGAAGCCGAGCTGACGGCGGACCGGCGCAGGGAGGCGCGACGTCGCCGCCTGGCGGCGCTGGGGCAGCATGCGGCGGCGCACGTGGAGGCGCCGTCTCCGGACGCGGCGCTCCGGGCCCTGGAGCGCAGGCACCGGCGCGGGCCCAGCGGTAGGGAGCAACCCTGGCACGAGGCCTCGCTTACCCCCGGGTGAGCGCCGGGGCCCGAGAGGAGCAGCGGATGCGCACGGACGTAAAGGAAGGGATGCGGGTCTTCACGGCGGACGGGGTGAAGCTGGGCACCGTGGTGGGCTGCGGCGAGGACACCTTCGTCGTCGAGCGCGGCCTTTTGCGCTCGCGGGACTACGTGGCCGGCTATGGCGACGTGGTGGAGGTGACGGACGGCGAGGTGCTGCTCGGCCTCACGAAGGACCAGCTGAGTCCCGGTCCCCTCGCCCGCGGGGAAGGGGATGTGGAGTCGCGGGCCGGCTACGTCGTGGACTCGAGAGACCTCGTCATCCCCCTGGCCCGCGAGGAGGCCCAACCCCGGGCCGTGCTCCGCGACGTCGGACAGGTGCGCATCCGCAAGGTGGTGCGCACCGAGGTGAAGCACTTCTCCATCCCCGTGCGGCGCGAAGAACTGGTGGTCGAGCGGGTGAATGCGGAGGACGTGCGCGCCGGGAAGGCGGACGAGCGGACGCTGCCGGGCGTGGCGCCCTTCGAGGAGGCCACCTTCGTCATCCCCCTCTATGAAGAGCAGGTGGAGTTCACCAAGACGGCCCGGGTCTGGCAGGAGCTCGCCGTCTCCAAGTCCACCCAGGAGGAGCTGCGCCAGGTGCACACCACCGTTCGCCGGGAGACGGCGGAGGTGGAGGAGCGGGGCGAGGTACTCCACGAAGGCCCGGTGGACGGCCTGCACTCCTGACTGACGCACTGCACGCAGCGTGTGGGAGTGGGCGGGCCCGGGCTGCGAGCTTGACCCATGGAGAGGGCTCCCCTAGAAAACCGGGGCTTTGCCGTCACATCCCCCTTGGAGGGAAGCCCCGCATGCGACGCCTTGCCCCGATGCTGCTCGCCGCGCTCGCCGTCTTCGCGGCTGCGTGCGAGAAGAAGACGCAGCCCGCACCCTCCGGTGAAGGAGGCTCGCAGACCGCGCAGCAGGGACAGCAGAAGCCCGCCACGCCTCCGGGCGGAGGCGAAGTCCCCGCTGGCTCCGACGTCATCCTCCTGGGCGAGGTCGGCGCGCTCAGCGGCGGCCAGGCCACCTTCGGCATCTCCACCCGCGACGGCATCGACCTGGCCCTCAAGGAGGCCAACGCCGCGGGCGGCGTGAAGGGCAAGAAGCTGGCCGTTCGCGTCTACGACAACCAGAGCAAGCCCGAGGAGGCCGCGCAGGCCACCACGCGCCTGGTGACGCAGGACAAGGTGGTGCTCATCCTCGGCGACGTGGCCTCGTCCAACTCGCTGGCCATGGCGGAGAAGGCGCAAACCGCGGGCGTGCCCATGATTACGCCCTCCTCCACCAACCCCAAGGTCACGGAGACGGGTGACTACATCTTCCGCGTCTGCTTCATCGACCCGTTCCAGGGCTTCGTCATGGCGAAGTTCGCCCGGGCGAACCTGAAGCTGAACAAGGTGGCGGTGCTCCAGGACAACAAGAGCGCGTACTCCATCGGCCTCACGGACGTCTTCACGCGCAAGTTCACGGAGATGGGCGGCAAGATTACGACCACGGAGAGCTTCAGCCAGGGCGACACGGACTACCGCGCGCAGCTCACCGCCATCCGCAAGACGCAGCCGGACGCCATCTACGTGCCGGGCTACTACAGCGAGGTGGGCGTCATCGCCCGCCAGGCGCGCGAGGTGGGCCTGCGGGTGCCGCTGCTGGGCGGTGACGGCTGGGACTCCTCGAAGCTCTTCGAGCTGGGCGGCAGCGCCATCCAGGGCAGCTACTTCTCCAACCACTACTCGCCGGACAACCCGGACCCCAAGGTCCAGAAGTTCATCGCGGACTACAAGGCCGCCTACGGCAGCGTCCCGGACGCGCTGGCGGCGCTGGGCTACGACGCGGCCCGCGTGGCGATTGCGGCCCTCGAGCGGGCCAAGGACCTGAGCGGCCCGGCCGTGCGCGACGCCATCGCCCAGACGAAGGACTTCCCGGGGGTGGCTGGCACCATCACCCTGGACGACAAGCATAACGCCGTGAAGTCCGCCGTCGTCCTCAAGGTCGGGGACGGCAAGACCGAGTACGTCACCACCGTCAACCCCTAATGGCGCAGCTCCTCCAGCATCTCATCAACGGTCTGGCCGCCGGCACCATCTACGCGCTCGTCGCGCTCGGCTACACGATGGTGTACGGCGTCCTCAAGCTCATCAACTTCGCCCATGGCGACGTCATGATGGTCGGCGTCTACATGGGCTATGCCACCGCCTTCGCGCTCGGGCGCGAGGTGCGCAGCTCGCTCGTGGGCGTGGCGCTCATCTTCGCCGTGGCCATGCTGGGCTGCGCGCTGCTCGGCTTCCTCATCGAGCGGTTCGCGTACCGGCCGCTGCGCGAGAAGCCCCGGCTGACGGCGCTCATCACCGCCATCGGCATCTCCTTCGCGCTCTCGTACGGCTTCCAGCTCGACATCGGCTTCTTGCCCGGCGCGTCCCCGCGCGCCTTCCCGGAGGTCATCGAGCCCAGGGAGTGGATTATCATTGGTGACCGCGACGTGGTGGTGTGGAACTGGCAGGTCATCAGCTTCCTCATCGCCGTGGTGCTGATGGTGGGCCTCCAGTACCTCGTGTTCCGCACGCGCTTCGGCCGGGCGATGCGCGCGGTGTCCTGGGACCACCGCGTGGCGGCGCTGATGGGCATTCCCACCGACCGCGTCATCGCGCTGACGTTCATGCTCAGCAGCGCGCTGGCGGCGGGCGCGGGGCTGCTCTACGCCATCAAGGACACGTCGGTGAGCCCGCTGATGGGCCTGTACGTGGGCCTCAAGGCCTTCGTGGCGGCGGTGATTGGCGGCATCGGCCACGTGCCGGGCGCGGTGGTGGGCGCCCTGGTGCTGGGGCTGGTGGAGGAGTTCGTCGTGGGCTACGCGGCCAGCACCTGGCGTGACGCGGTGGCCTTCGGCTTCCTCATCCTGGTGCTGCTGGTGAAGCCGGGCGGGTTGTTCGGCCGCGTCGCGGCGGAGAAGGTCTGATGGAGACCCCGGCCCTTCCGGTCCCCGAGTCGCGCTCCGCCATTCCTCCCGCGCTGCGCGGCGTCTTCCCCGTGCTGGTGGCGCTGCCCGTGCTGGCACTGTTCCAGTGGGCGCTCAGCGAGTCGCCCTTCGCCGTCTACCTCCTGTCGGTGATTGGGGTGAACATCATCCTCGCGGTGAGCCTCAACATCGTGAACGGCATGACGGGGCAGTTCTCCATCGGCCATGCCGGCTTCATGGCGGTGGGGGCGTACATCTCCGGCGTGATGTCGCTGAACCTGAAGGAGGTGGCGCTGTCCTTCCTCCCGGTGGCGGCCAGCGACCAGGTGCTCTTCACGGTGGCGCTACTGGTGGGCGGACTGGCCGCCGCGGCCTGCGGCTTCCTCGTGGGCCTGCCGTCGCTGCGCCTGCGCGGTGACTACCTGGCGATTGTCACGCTGGGCTTCGGCGAAATCATCCGCGTGGTGGTGCAGAACACCAACGCGTTCGGCCGCGCGCTGGGCCTGTCCGGCATCCCGCAGTACTCCAGCCCGTACATGGTCTACTTCTGGGTGTTCATCGTGGTGCTGGCGGCGCGGCGCATCGCCGGCAGCAGCCACGGCCGCAGCCTGTGGGCCATCCGCGAGGACGAGGTGGCCGCCGAGGCCATGGGCGTGGACACCACCGGCTACAAGGTCCGCGCGTTCGTCATCTCGTCGTTCTTCGCGGGCATCGCGGGCGGGCTGTTCGCCCACTTCGTGCCCATCATCAACCCCGGCTCCTTCACCTTCGTGAAGTCGATGGAAATCGTCGTCATGGTGGTGCTGGGCGGCCTGGGCTCCACCACGGGCGCCATCGTCGCGGCCATCTTCCTCACGCTGCTGCCGGAGGGCATGCGCTCGCTGTTCAACGCGCTGGGCGCGGAGGGCAGCCTGGCGCAGAAGGTGGACCAGATTCGCATGCCTGTGTACGGCATCCTGCTGGTGGTGCTGATGCTGTCGCGGCCGCAGGGCCTCTTCGGCACGCGCGAAATCTGGGACGTGCTGCCGCGGTGGCTTCCGCGCAAGCGCAGGGGGCTGTCGTGAGCGCGGTGCTGACGAGTCAGGAGACCCGGCCCCCGCTGCT comes from Pyxidicoccus parkwaysis and encodes:
- a CDS encoding branched-chain amino acid ABC transporter permease; its protein translation is METPALPVPESRSAIPPALRGVFPVLVALPVLALFQWALSESPFAVYLLSVIGVNIILAVSLNIVNGMTGQFSIGHAGFMAVGAYISGVMSLNLKEVALSFLPVAASDQVLFTVALLVGGLAAAACGFLVGLPSLRLRGDYLAIVTLGFGEIIRVVVQNTNAFGRALGLSGIPQYSSPYMVYFWVFIVVLAARRIAGSSHGRSLWAIREDEVAAEAMGVDTTGYKVRAFVISSFFAGIAGGLFAHFVPIINPGSFTFVKSMEIVVMVVLGGLGSTTGAIVAAIFLTLLPEGMRSLFNALGAEGSLAQKVDQIRMPVYGILLVVLMLSRPQGLFGTREIWDVLPRWLPRKRRGLS
- a CDS encoding ABC transporter substrate-binding protein — its product is MRRLAPMLLAALAVFAAACEKKTQPAPSGEGGSQTAQQGQQKPATPPGGGEVPAGSDVILLGEVGALSGGQATFGISTRDGIDLALKEANAAGGVKGKKLAVRVYDNQSKPEEAAQATTRLVTQDKVVLILGDVASSNSLAMAEKAQTAGVPMITPSSTNPKVTETGDYIFRVCFIDPFQGFVMAKFARANLKLNKVAVLQDNKSAYSIGLTDVFTRKFTEMGGKITTTESFSQGDTDYRAQLTAIRKTQPDAIYVPGYYSEVGVIARQAREVGLRVPLLGGDGWDSSKLFELGGSAIQGSYFSNHYSPDNPDPKVQKFIADYKAAYGSVPDALAALGYDAARVAIAALERAKDLSGPAVRDAIAQTKDFPGVAGTITLDDKHNAVKSAVVLKVGDGKTEYVTTVNP
- a CDS encoding branched-chain amino acid ABC transporter permease; its protein translation is MAQLLQHLINGLAAGTIYALVALGYTMVYGVLKLINFAHGDVMMVGVYMGYATAFALGREVRSSLVGVALIFAVAMLGCALLGFLIERFAYRPLREKPRLTALITAIGISFALSYGFQLDIGFLPGASPRAFPEVIEPREWIIIGDRDVVVWNWQVISFLIAVVLMVGLQYLVFRTRFGRAMRAVSWDHRVAALMGIPTDRVIALTFMLSSALAAGAGLLYAIKDTSVSPLMGLYVGLKAFVAAVIGGIGHVPGAVVGALVLGLVEEFVVGYAASTWRDAVAFGFLILVLLVKPGGLFGRVAAEKV